A genomic window from Terrisporobacter glycolicus ATCC 14880 = DSM 1288 includes:
- a CDS encoding sensor histidine kinase, which yields MKFWKKIFLYSVVLFLLLFNGGGIILIEKIHSDNLNTTLKSVMYKCLNMESIMYLNTDYLMDIDVNSNASIKNWLETIITGYSLSAVEQYNTEFYSDDNKLIMSNLKEKVGGDRKEITNAKKDKKSFIIRTLNNKKYVFVSSIVNLQNIDFKLVISKDIQDVYNERIDNYKFFLIIDIIISIILAIVMYIISKSLTNPIESLSNISKDIASGDYSKRANESKNNDEIGVLENNFNIMIGVIEDNIRELKYLNESKQRFIDSLNHEIKTPITSIIGYSELLLKGNVNEETKLKALNYINSEAKRLETLNTTLLKLTLMREEKTTLEKVQLVEIVNSVCNTLRYKLERKNINLSIDIRDVNISVDKQLIIVLLTNILDNGIKACEINSDIYIQGNYSDETYVLKIRDSGIGIPPEDLDKVKEPFYMVDKARTRKNNGIGLGLSICSEICKIHNININIKSQVKKGTEIILTFNKENLCNEK from the coding sequence ATGAAATTTTGGAAAAAGATATTTTTATATTCAGTTGTATTATTTTTACTCCTATTTAATGGAGGCGGAATAATATTAATAGAAAAAATCCATAGTGATAATCTAAATACAACACTTAAATCAGTTATGTATAAGTGTTTAAATATGGAATCAATTATGTATTTAAATACAGATTATCTTATGGATATAGACGTAAATAGTAATGCTAGTATAAAAAACTGGCTAGAAACTATAATAACTGGCTATTCTTTAAGCGCTGTTGAACAATATAATACAGAATTTTATTCTGACGACAATAAATTGATAATGTCTAATTTAAAAGAAAAAGTAGGTGGAGATAGAAAAGAAATTACAAATGCGAAAAAGGATAAAAAATCATTTATAATAAGAACTTTGAATAACAAGAAATATGTATTTGTAAGTTCTATTGTTAACTTACAAAATATAGATTTTAAATTGGTAATATCGAAAGATATACAAGATGTATATAATGAAAGAATAGATAATTATAAATTTTTCTTAATAATTGATATTATTATATCTATAATCTTAGCAATTGTAATGTATATAATTTCTAAAAGTTTAACTAATCCAATAGAGAGCTTAAGTAATATTTCAAAAGATATAGCCAGTGGAGATTATAGTAAAAGGGCTAATGAAAGTAAAAATAATGATGAAATAGGGGTGTTAGAAAATAATTTCAATATTATGATAGGTGTAATAGAAGACAATATAAGAGAATTGAAATATTTAAATGAGTCAAAACAAAGATTTATTGATAGTTTAAATCATGAAATAAAAACACCGATTACATCCATAATAGGATATTCAGAGCTTTTATTAAAGGGAAATGTAAATGAAGAAACTAAATTAAAAGCTTTAAACTATATTAATTCAGAAGCAAAAAGGCTAGAAACATTAAACACAACTTTACTTAAATTAACTTTAATGAGAGAAGAAAAAACAACTTTGGAAAAAGTCCAATTAGTGGAGATTGTAAATAGTGTATGTAATACGTTGAGATATAAATTAGAAAGAAAAAACATAAATTTAAGTATTGATATTAGAGATGTAAATATATCTGTTGATAAGCAACTAATTATAGTATTACTTACAAACATTTTAGATAATGGTATAAAAGCTTGTGAAATAAATTCTGATATTTATATACAAGGTAATTATAGTGATGAGACTTATGTTTTAAAAATAAGGGACAGTGGTATTGGAATACCACCTGAAGATTTAGATAAAGTAAAGGAACCATTTTATATGGTGGATAAAGCTAGAACTAGAAAAAATAATGGTATAGGGTTAGGTCTTTCCATATGTAGTGAAATATGCAAAATTCATAATATTAATATAAATATAAAAAGTCAGGTCAAAAAAGGAACAGAGATTATATTAACTTTTAATAAGGAGAACTTATGTAATGAAAAGTAA
- a CDS encoding AI-2E family transporter produces the protein MKNFKEEFIKSIRYIIPIFLIFVGILVLKNYSNITNFFTDNFEVLNGLLAPFFIGFIIAYMLNQPMKKLEEKFKLKRGLSVLIIYGITLIILIFSWLFIVPVIKSNINELALSIPSGIDQVQDLINNISSQFEFDINNPDIKAQINDFITKVLIPVSSFTASTVSNFIINLMSIIVSYTINIVLGLVISVYLLLSKEKYIKVISLFFQKILKQHYFKVKEFVNILDNNIGVYIVAKAMDSTIYGIICTIVLALTGSRYALFIGIIAGVTNMIPFFGPILGTIIAVVTNLFFSINKAILVLVIMIVVQQLESAILEPHFVGKQVGVPPILTILAVTFAGKYTGFLGILLAVPVTGVLLVYFKRYIYSKKDESLSNTI, from the coding sequence ATGAAAAATTTTAAAGAAGAATTTATTAAATCCATAAGATATATAATACCTATATTTCTTATATTTGTAGGAATACTTGTGCTAAAAAACTATAGTAATATAACTAATTTTTTTACGGACAACTTTGAAGTACTTAATGGTTTACTTGCACCATTTTTTATAGGTTTTATAATTGCATATATGCTTAACCAGCCTATGAAAAAATTAGAAGAAAAGTTCAAGTTAAAAAGAGGACTTTCCGTTTTAATTATTTACGGAATAACTTTGATTATATTAATATTTTCATGGTTATTTATTGTTCCAGTTATAAAATCTAACATTAACGAACTTGCTCTTTCTATTCCAAGTGGTATAGATCAAGTACAAGATTTAATTAACAATATTTCATCACAATTTGAATTTGATATTAATAATCCAGACATTAAAGCACAAATTAATGATTTTATTACCAAGGTTTTAATTCCAGTATCAAGCTTTACAGCATCTACTGTTAGTAACTTTATTATCAATTTAATGAGTATAATCGTATCTTATACTATAAATATTGTCCTTGGTTTAGTTATCTCAGTTTATCTACTTTTATCGAAGGAAAAATATATTAAAGTTATAAGCTTATTTTTTCAAAAAATATTAAAACAACATTATTTTAAAGTAAAAGAGTTTGTTAATATATTGGATAATAATATTGGTGTATATATAGTAGCAAAAGCTATGGATTCTACAATTTACGGTATTATCTGTACTATAGTACTTGCATTAACAGGTTCTAGATATGCATTATTTATAGGAATAATTGCTGGTGTAACTAATATGATCCCTTTCTTCGGACCTATTTTAGGTACTATTATAGCTGTTGTTACTAACTTATTCTTCTCTATTAATAAAGCTATTTTAGTTTTAGTAATTATGATAGTGGTTCAACAATTAGAAAGTGCCATATTAGAGCCTCATTTTGTTGGAAAACAAGTTGGCGTACCACCAATATTAACAATATTAGCTGTAACATTTGCTGGAAAATATACAGGGTTTTTAGGTATATTGTTAGCCGTACCAGTTACCGGTGTTCTTTTAGTTTACTTTAAGAGATATATTTACAGCAAAAAAGATGAATCTCTAAGCAATACTATATAA
- the thiC gene encoding phosphomethylpyrimidine synthase ThiC, producing MSYTTQMDAARKGIITEELKKVATYENMDVQELLDLVGTGKVVIPANKNHKSLKPYGIGKKLKTKINVNLGTSKDCLDTSIEMEKVMNAVNLGAEAIMDLSSFGDTQTFRRKLIDECPAMIGTVPIYDAVVYYNKPLKKITAKEWLDIVRMHAEDGVDFLTLHCGVNKHTAERFKKSNRLTNIVSRGGSIIFAWMELTGNENPFYEYYDEILNICEKHDVTISLGDACRPGSIADAGDVSQIEELVTLGELTSRAWEKNVQVMIEGPGHMPLNQIKANMEIEETVCKGAPFYVLGPLVTDVAPGYDHITAAIGGAIAATYGASFLCYVTPAEHLRLPTVEDVKEGIIASKIAAHAADIAKGVKGATDWDNEMSKARRDLDWEKMFDLAIDSEKARRYRTESKPENEDTCTMCGKMCAVRNINKILKGEDVDIMD from the coding sequence ATGAGTTACACAACACAGATGGATGCAGCAAGAAAGGGAATAATAACAGAAGAATTGAAAAAAGTAGCGACATATGAAAATATGGATGTTCAAGAATTACTTGATTTAGTAGGAACAGGTAAAGTCGTAATACCAGCTAATAAAAATCATAAATCATTAAAACCTTATGGAATAGGTAAAAAATTAAAAACAAAAATTAATGTAAACTTAGGTACTTCTAAAGATTGCCTTGATACAAGTATAGAAATGGAAAAAGTTATGAATGCAGTAAACTTAGGTGCAGAAGCTATAATGGATCTAAGTTCTTTTGGAGATACTCAAACATTTAGAAGAAAATTAATAGATGAATGCCCTGCAATGATAGGTACAGTGCCTATATATGATGCAGTAGTATATTATAATAAGCCGTTAAAGAAGATAACTGCAAAAGAATGGTTAGATATTGTTAGAATGCATGCAGAAGATGGTGTAGATTTTTTAACTCTTCATTGTGGAGTTAACAAGCATACAGCAGAAAGATTTAAAAAATCTAATAGACTTACTAATATAGTTTCTAGGGGAGGGTCTATTATATTTGCATGGATGGAGTTGACAGGAAATGAAAACCCTTTCTATGAATATTATGATGAAATATTAAATATTTGTGAAAAACATGATGTTACGATAAGTTTAGGAGATGCTTGTAGACCTGGAAGTATTGCAGATGCAGGGGACGTATCTCAAATTGAGGAGTTAGTTACACTTGGAGAATTGACTAGTAGAGCTTGGGAGAAAAATGTTCAGGTTATGATAGAAGGTCCTGGGCACATGCCATTAAATCAAATAAAAGCTAATATGGAAATAGAAGAAACTGTTTGCAAAGGAGCACCTTTCTACGTTTTAGGTCCTCTAGTTACTGATGTGGCACCAGGTTATGATCATATAACAGCTGCTATAGGAGGAGCTATTGCAGCTACTTATGGAGCATCATTCTTATGTTATGTAACTCCAGCAGAACATTTAAGACTACCAACAGTAGAAGATGTAAAAGAAGGAATAATTGCATCTAAGATAGCAGCTCATGCAGCGGATATAGCAAAAGGAGTTAAAGGTGCGACTGATTGGGATAATGAAATGAGTAAAGCTAGAAGAGATTTAGATTGGGAAAAAATGTTTGATTTAGCTATAGATAGTGAAAAAGCAAGAAGATACAGAACAGAATCTAAACCAGAAAATGAAGATACTTGCACAATGTGTGGGAAAATGTGTGCAGTTAGAAATATAAATAAGATATTAAAAGGTGAAGATGTAGATATTATGGATTAA
- a CDS encoding ABC transporter ATP-binding protein: MELLSIKDVEKVYRLKNKEEVRALDGVSFTVKKGECVGLVGESGCGKSTLGKLIVGLEECSQGKIVFKNKNVKNITRKDKYRRDLQMVFQDSLAAVNRKNTIEEIICEPLKNFNKLSKSEINLKVEELLTKVGIDYKDKYKFPSQFSGGQLQRICIARALALEPDLLVLDEPLSSLDVSIQAQILNLLSDLKDESELTYILISHDLEAVYYLADSLVIMYKGKVMEELQNVEDIHKMKHPYTIKLLSSSYEYGKNMSKDFIEKINNDDGVTFGCPYYRRCNSSKPICKIDCPELTEISDGHKIACHLNA, translated from the coding sequence GTGGAACTGCTTAGTATTAAAGATGTAGAAAAAGTATATAGATTAAAAAATAAAGAAGAAGTAAGAGCTTTAGATGGAGTAAGTTTTACTGTTAAAAAAGGTGAATGTGTTGGATTAGTAGGAGAAAGTGGGTGTGGAAAAAGTACTTTAGGAAAACTTATTGTAGGATTAGAAGAGTGTTCACAAGGAAAAATAGTATTTAAGAATAAAAATGTAAAAAATATTACAAGAAAAGATAAGTATAGAAGAGATTTACAGATGGTATTTCAAGATAGTTTAGCAGCAGTAAATAGAAAAAATACAATTGAAGAGATAATATGTGAACCTTTGAAAAATTTTAATAAATTATCTAAAAGTGAAATTAATCTAAAAGTTGAAGAACTGTTAACTAAAGTTGGAATTGATTATAAGGATAAATATAAATTTCCAAGCCAGTTTAGTGGAGGTCAATTACAACGTATATGTATTGCTAGAGCATTAGCTTTGGAGCCAGACTTATTAGTATTGGATGAGCCTCTTAGTAGTTTAGATGTATCAATTCAAGCTCAAATACTTAACTTGCTTTCTGATCTAAAAGATGAATCAGAATTAACTTATATATTAATATCTCATGATTTAGAGGCAGTATATTATTTGGCAGATTCTTTAGTGATAATGTACAAGGGGAAAGTAATGGAAGAGCTGCAAAATGTAGAAGATATTCACAAGATGAAACACCCTTATACAATAAAATTATTATCATCATCATATGAATATGGAAAAAATATGTCTAAAGATTTTATTGAAAAGATTAATAATGATGATGGGGTTACGTTTGGATGCCCATATTATAGAAGGTGTAATAGCTCTAAGCCTATATGTAAGATAGATTGTCCAGAGCTTACGGAAATATCTGATGGGCATAAGATAGCATGTCATTTAAATGCATAG
- a CDS encoding ABC transporter ATP-binding protein — MEDTSILKIKNLSIELIQKNERLKALDNVSLSLEKGKTIGIIGESGSGKSLTCSSIMGLLDDKKWIVNGDIYFKNKFLPYRNNTEMNKFRGNHIAMITQNPMSAFNPLRTIGYHFIETLLSHEKTTKCEIEEKAMNILEKMHISNPKNVLDSYPFQLSGGMLQRVMIALAVILEPEIIIADEPTTALDLTVQREIINILAHIQDTLGTSIILVSHDLSIISELADEVLVIYGGTIVEKASVDEILNNPKHPYTNALIQSRPKFSKNRLPMLEGTPPSLFERGNGCEFYSRCNAREKICKNNNVDIININENHQVKCVLFKEAIKNCGTA, encoded by the coding sequence ATGGAAGATACTTCGATTTTGAAAATTAAAAATTTAAGTATTGAATTAATTCAAAAAAATGAAAGATTAAAGGCACTAGATAATGTAAGTTTGTCTTTGGAAAAAGGAAAAACTATTGGAATAATTGGAGAAAGTGGTAGCGGAAAATCACTAACCTGTTCTTCTATAATGGGACTTTTAGATGATAAAAAGTGGATTGTAAATGGAGATATATATTTTAAAAATAAATTCTTACCTTATAGAAATAATACTGAGATGAATAAGTTTAGAGGAAATCATATAGCTATGATTACGCAAAACCCAATGAGTGCATTTAATCCATTAAGAACTATAGGTTATCATTTTATTGAAACACTATTATCCCATGAAAAAACTACTAAGTGTGAAATAGAAGAAAAGGCAATGAATATATTAGAAAAAATGCATATTTCAAACCCTAAAAATGTATTAGATAGCTATCCTTTTCAGTTAAGTGGAGGAATGCTTCAAAGGGTAATGATAGCTTTAGCTGTAATATTAGAACCGGAAATAATAATAGCTGATGAGCCTACTACAGCTTTGGATTTAACAGTACAACGTGAGATTATAAATATATTAGCACATATTCAAGATACTTTAGGAACATCTATAATATTAGTATCTCATGACCTTAGTATAATATCGGAATTGGCAGATGAAGTATTAGTTATATATGGAGGAACTATAGTTGAAAAAGCGTCTGTTGATGAAATATTGAATAATCCTAAACATCCATATACAAATGCATTAATACAATCAAGGCCTAAATTTTCGAAAAATAGATTGCCAATGTTGGAAGGAACACCACCAAGTTTGTTTGAAAGAGGAAATGGGTGTGAGTTTTATAGTAGATGTAATGCTAGAGAGAAAATTTGTAAAAATAATAATGTGGATATTATAAATATAAATGAAAATCATCAAGTAAAATGTGTATTATTTAAGGAGGCTATAAAAAATTGTGGAACTGCTTAG
- a CDS encoding ABC transporter permease, whose product MKKKEIINILLKNKLSLICFIFILLLIITGIFAPTFSKHDPLEMELTKKFLSISMEYPMGTDNMGRCIFCRIIHGIRPTVGLSLIACIISASFGIFIGMLSGFLGGKVDNFIMRLCDVLYSFPSLVLTLVIVSFLGAGITNIIIAMILVQWIWYARVTRNLTIREKELSYVDCSKLLGSSNIKILIKSILPNIFPQVLAILTIDFGHTILAVSGFSFLGLGVKAPFPEWGMMINDGRMFMHSNPMLMFWPGIMILLVVLSANIIGDQLRDTLEEVVS is encoded by the coding sequence ATGAAGAAAAAAGAAATTATAAATATATTATTAAAAAATAAATTATCTCTAATATGTTTTATTTTTATTCTTTTATTAATTATAACTGGTATTTTTGCACCTACTTTTTCTAAACACGATCCTCTAGAAATGGAGCTTACTAAAAAGTTTTTATCAATTTCTATGGAATATCCTATGGGAACGGATAATATGGGTAGATGTATATTTTGTAGAATAATTCATGGAATTAGACCAACTGTAGGACTTTCCTTAATTGCTTGTATAATATCTGCAAGTTTTGGTATTTTTATAGGTATGTTATCAGGATTTTTAGGTGGAAAAGTTGATAATTTTATTATGAGATTATGCGATGTTTTATATTCTTTCCCAAGTCTAGTATTAACTCTAGTAATAGTAAGTTTTCTAGGTGCAGGAATTACTAATATTATAATTGCTATGATTTTAGTTCAATGGATTTGGTATGCTAGGGTAACGAGAAATTTAACAATAAGAGAAAAAGAGTTAAGTTATGTTGATTGTAGTAAATTACTAGGTAGTTCAAATATTAAAATACTGATTAAATCTATTTTGCCAAATATATTTCCACAAGTGCTGGCCATACTTACAATAGATTTTGGACATACGATTTTAGCAGTTTCAGGTTTTTCTTTTTTAGGTTTAGGTGTAAAAGCTCCTTTTCCAGAGTGGGGGATGATGATAAATGATGGTAGGATGTTTATGCATAGCAACCCTATGTTAATGTTTTGGCCTGGAATAATGATTTTATTAGTAGTTCTTAGTGCAAATATAATAGGAGATCAACTTAGAGATACTTTGGAAGAGGTAGTTAGTTAA
- the nikB gene encoding nickel ABC transporter permease, producing the protein MKKYVIKRLITLIPVLIGVSIIAFLLVRIMPGDAATAYLNAVNIPVTDKNLEIAMVNLGLDKPIMSQYFNWLGNVLKFDFGSSYISKELVSVELLSGLKYTISLAFASLLWLFTISVPLGIYSATHAGGKVDNIGRVFSFVGSSMPSFWLGFLLVQFFSIKMGILPVSGAEKFSNIILPSLTLAFGYVPTYSRILRNSLLENMKSPAVTYARARGINERKILFNHVIQNSLIPIITSLGMNFGGMLSGSLIVENVFSWPGIGRMITGAISQRDYPMIQGYIILMAIIFIISNLMADLSCAKIDSRIRLEG; encoded by the coding sequence ATGAAGAAATATGTTATTAAAAGATTAATTACACTTATACCTGTTTTGATAGGTGTATCTATAATAGCTTTTCTTTTAGTAAGAATTATGCCTGGAGATGCAGCAACAGCATATTTAAATGCAGTAAATATTCCAGTAACAGATAAAAATTTAGAAATAGCTATGGTTAATCTTGGTTTGGATAAACCTATTATGTCACAATATTTTAACTGGTTAGGAAATGTTTTGAAATTTGATTTTGGATCTTCATATATAAGTAAAGAATTAGTTTCTGTTGAATTATTGTCTGGATTGAAATACACTATATCATTAGCTTTTGCTTCATTATTATGGCTGTTTACAATCAGTGTTCCTTTAGGTATATACTCAGCAACACATGCAGGAGGAAAAGTAGATAATATAGGAAGAGTTTTTTCTTTTGTAGGATCTTCTATGCCATCTTTTTGGCTTGGATTTTTATTGGTTCAATTCTTTTCAATTAAGATGGGAATTTTACCTGTATCAGGAGCAGAAAAATTTTCTAATATAATATTACCGTCATTAACTTTAGCTTTTGGTTATGTACCAACTTATTCAAGAATTTTGAGAAATAGTTTATTAGAAAATATGAAATCTCCTGCTGTAACTTACGCTAGGGCGAGGGGAATAAATGAGAGAAAAATATTATTCAATCATGTAATACAAAACTCTTTAATTCCCATAATTACATCCTTAGGAATGAACTTTGGTGGAATGCTTTCAGGAAGTCTAATCGTAGAAAATGTATTCTCTTGGCCAGGAATTGGTCGTATGATAACAGGGGCTATATCTCAAAGAGATTATCCAATGATACAAGGATATATTATACTTATGGCTATTATATTTATTATTAGTAATCTTATGGCAGATTTAAGTTGTGCTAAAATCGACTCTAGAATAAGATTGGAAGGGTAA
- the nikA gene encoding nickel ABC transporter substrate-binding protein, which yields MEKGIIKKLSVVLMALLISGSILGCSSTKEESKSDTLVIATANDIGDLNAHGYCPMYGQNFLYDGLTTFEDGEVKPSLATKWDISEDGKEYTFYLRKDVKFTDGSKLNADIVKKNFDAVLKNKEEHAFLESINLMDSVEVIDDSTVKIKYKEAYYPVLQELALSRPVRIMAKASFPEDGDTSKGIKEPIGTGMWKLKEYKAGEYSILERNEDYWGEKPKCEEIKMVVTPDGDTSVNALKAGEVDMIFDVESRLSPDAFNELKNSGFGTHVSEPLSTVSLIINATNGPTADLKVRKALQHGVDKEVISENVFYGLQKPADTLFNENVPYCDLNLPKYEYDLKNAGKLLDEAGWKLEEGKDYRTKDGKELEIGFYYDGDNVIYKSLGEVLQSEYKKIGIKINLEAQERQALIDRTKKGNFGITITETWGDPYDPHTLVASMKNKGYADYQAQKGLPMKKDIDEKISKVIVENDETKRQELYKDILTTLHDQAAYLPISNTTRLVACDKNLTGIKFNTLYYIPVEDVTRESK from the coding sequence GTGGAAAAAGGAATTATTAAGAAGTTAAGTGTAGTATTAATGGCCTTACTCATATCGGGGTCAATTCTTGGTTGCAGTTCTACTAAAGAAGAAAGTAAAAGTGATACTTTAGTAATTGCAACAGCAAATGATATTGGGGATCTGAATGCTCATGGGTATTGCCCTATGTATGGTCAAAATTTTTTATATGATGGACTTACTACATTTGAAGATGGAGAAGTTAAACCTTCACTGGCGACTAAGTGGGATATATCAGAAGATGGAAAAGAATATACATTTTATTTAAGAAAAGATGTTAAATTTACTGATGGTTCGAAGTTAAATGCAGATATTGTAAAAAAGAACTTTGATGCAGTTTTAAAAAATAAAGAAGAACATGCTTTTTTAGAGTCCATTAATTTAATGGATTCAGTAGAAGTTATAGATGATAGTACAGTAAAGATTAAATACAAAGAAGCTTACTATCCTGTTTTACAAGAATTAGCATTATCTAGACCTGTAAGAATTATGGCTAAAGCATCTTTCCCTGAGGATGGAGATACATCTAAAGGTATAAAAGAGCCTATAGGAACAGGTATGTGGAAACTTAAAGAGTATAAGGCTGGAGAATATTCAATACTTGAGAGAAATGAAGATTATTGGGGAGAAAAGCCTAAGTGTGAAGAAATAAAAATGGTTGTTACTCCAGATGGAGATACTTCTGTAAATGCCTTAAAAGCAGGAGAAGTTGATATGATATTTGATGTGGAAAGTAGATTATCACCAGACGCTTTTAATGAGTTAAAAAATAGTGGATTTGGAACACATGTATCAGAACCCTTAAGTACAGTATCTTTAATAATTAATGCTACTAATGGTCCAACAGCTGATTTAAAAGTAAGAAAAGCATTACAACATGGTGTTGACAAGGAAGTTATTTCTGAGAATGTATTTTATGGATTACAAAAACCAGCAGATACTTTATTTAATGAAAATGTTCCTTACTGTGACCTAAACTTACCTAAGTACGAGTATGATCTTAAAAATGCTGGAAAACTTCTAGATGAAGCAGGGTGGAAGCTAGAAGAAGGAAAAGATTATAGAACTAAAGATGGTAAAGAGTTAGAAATAGGATTTTATTATGATGGTGACAATGTAATTTACAAATCTTTGGGAGAAGTACTTCAAAGTGAATATAAAAAGATAGGTATTAAAATAAATTTAGAAGCACAAGAAAGACAAGCTTTAATAGATAGAACTAAAAAAGGCAATTTTGGTATAACGATAACAGAGACATGGGGAGATCCATATGACCCTCATACTTTAGTGGCATCTATGAAAAATAAAGGATATGCAGATTATCAAGCACAAAAAGGTTTACCAATGAAAAAAGATATAGACGAAAAAATAAGTAAGGTTATAGTTGAAAATGATGAAACTAAGAGACAAGAATTATACAAAGATATTCTTACAACACTACATGATCAAGCAGCATATTTACCTATATCAAACACAACAAGACTAGTGGCTTGTGATAAGAATTTAACTGGTATTAAATTTAATACTCTTTATTACATACCTGTTGAAGATGTTACTAGAGAAAGTAAATAA
- the sstT gene encoding serine/threonine transporter SstT, which produces MKKLINKWNNISLVKRIIIGLIVGITFALTIPTQLAPIAILGSLFVGALKAVAPILVFFLVIAAICQHKEGQKTNIKSIITLYLVGTLIAGIVAVVGSFLFPVTLTLTAGAEGVTPPGGVGEVLKALLMNVVDNPVNAIANANYIGVLTWAVVLGLALKNSSDSTKQVIVNVSDAISQAVRWVINLAPFGIMGLVFDTIATSGIESLFSYGQLIGVLLGCMAFVALVVNPFITFLAIRKNPYPLVLRCLRESGLTAFFTRSSAANIPVNMKLCKDLGLDSDTYSVSIPLGATINMGGAAITISVLALAAAHTLGIKVDIGTAIILSVLSAVSACGASGVAGGSLLLVPLACSLFGIPNEIAMQVVGVGFIVGVIQDSAETALNSSTDVLYTAVAEFGKRRKESIKKAA; this is translated from the coding sequence ATGAAAAAACTAATCAACAAATGGAATAACATTAGCTTAGTAAAAAGAATCATTATTGGTTTAATAGTTGGAATAACGTTTGCCTTGACTATACCAACTCAACTAGCACCGATTGCAATTTTAGGATCATTATTCGTAGGAGCTTTAAAAGCTGTAGCTCCAATATTAGTATTTTTCTTAGTTATAGCGGCAATATGTCAGCATAAAGAAGGACAAAAAACAAATATAAAATCTATAATAACTTTATATCTTGTTGGTACATTAATAGCTGGTATAGTAGCTGTTGTGGGAAGTTTCTTATTCCCGGTAACGTTAACACTTACTGCAGGAGCTGAAGGAGTAACACCTCCAGGTGGTGTAGGTGAGGTACTAAAAGCTTTATTAATGAATGTAGTAGACAATCCGGTAAATGCAATAGCAAATGCTAACTATATAGGGGTGTTAACTTGGGCTGTTGTTCTTGGACTTGCACTTAAAAATTCATCAGATTCAACTAAGCAAGTAATTGTAAACGTATCTGATGCCATATCTCAAGCTGTTAGATGGGTAATTAATTTAGCACCATTTGGTATAATGGGATTAGTATTTGATACAATAGCAACATCAGGAATAGAATCATTATTTAGCTATGGACAATTAATAGGTGTGCTATTAGGATGTATGGCATTTGTTGCTTTAGTAGTTAATCCATTTATAACTTTCTTAGCTATAAGAAAAAATCCATATCCATTAGTATTAAGATGTTTAAGAGAATCTGGACTTACAGCATTTTTCACAAGAAGTTCTGCTGCAAATATACCAGTAAACATGAAACTTTGTAAAGATTTAGGATTAGATAGTGATACTTATTCAGTATCAATACCTTTGGGGGCGACTATAAACATGGGTGGAGCTGCAATAACAATATCAGTTCTTGCTTTAGCGGCTGCTCATACTTTAGGAATAAAAGTTGATATAGGAACAGCAATAATATTATCAGTGTTATCGGCAGTATCTGCTTGCGGGGCATCAGGAGTGGCTGGAGGATCATTACTTCTAGTACCACTTGCTTGTTCATTATTTGGAATACCAAATGAAATAGCAATGCAAGTAGTTGGTGTTGGATTTATAGTTGGGGTTATACAAGACTCTGCTGAAACAGCACTAAACTCTTCAACAGATGTTCTTTACACTGCAGTGGCAGAGTTTGGTAAGAGAAGAAAAGAATCTATAAAAAAAGCTGCTTAA